A window from Littorina saxatilis isolate snail1 linkage group LG9, US_GU_Lsax_2.0, whole genome shotgun sequence encodes these proteins:
- the LOC138975939 gene encoding uncharacterized protein — translation MRVTMMLRRRAKRGLCVVLGCYALFLLFSLTSHQEEAASDPIISLSPERRGGRAALSDHHHQDGEREEDKDGGGGDTEGEEQQEALLPEALDRAIQQQPGAPAVRKKLSRLEPQQVNVVVEDAQPETFAKHRPFPKNNASFKDLRPEESGQIMHPMDRLKLLKREEEEGEKVGKGKKTVMVKAHPLDRLRAMRRGGKIVNMDIPVPRIPVVLDVNPEKDDSGFRNLEPEDNEEASEEAVRDKGVWLAPDGTAGDLQQVNTDSLLVVGQQPHLDPSSSTPDRAQSLQTASMLNISISQGSANFQELADVTVYSAFYDDRLSAPLVRMLAVGPTSRRPSAGSLWCVFAAESSEPSKVSFRQTADCKRMKKYCFYMLHCQVPAGVHYHPGQSNNSVVLVAGKGDNHALNHRGERLQLNVIVNAKRPSTSDQSAVFSVCVPPLYGRVSVVQLVEFVELNRLLGAAHFTFYKFRASREVAQVLAFYEVAGVATVLPWNLPAPNDVWSKGQGLAAGDCLFRNMHLVDFVAFHDLDEVMVPRQAPTWRGLMQTIHEQSEGLHSIAAVYELLPVNFYALGADGKPPSSRFAATIRQSDVDKFATLRNILRGSVLSANLTKLLVRPERVLELDVHSLVTPISELFVSYKVDPHAASVHHYKYQACGPETEAASSTVLNCNKLSEDRTVWHYKNVLVERTKAVLQKLYHS, via the exons ATGCGCGTGACAATGATGCTAAGAAGAAGAGCCAAGCGAGGGCTGTGCGTAGTCCTGGGCTGCTACgccctcttccttctcttcagcCTCACTTCCCACCAGGAGGAAGCGGCGAGTGACCCCATCATCAGCCTCAGCCCCGAGCGACGCGGCGGACGAGCTGCCCTCtccgaccaccaccaccaggaCGGTGAGAGGGAGGAGGACAAGGATGGTGGCGGTGGTGACACAGAAGGGGAGGAGCAGCAGGAGGCCCTGCTCCCAGAAGCGCTGGACCGAGCCATCCAGCAGCAGCCAGGGGCACCAGCCGTCAGGAAGAAGCTCTCCAGGCTGGAGCCACAGCAGGTCAACGTGGTGGTGGAAGACGCTCAGCCCGAGACCTTCGCAAAGCATCGACCATTCCCCAAAAACAACGCTAGCTTCAAGGACCTGAGGCCCGAGGAGTCAGGACAGATCATGCACCCCATGGACAGACTCAAGCTACTGAAGCGTGAGGAAGAGGAAGGGGAGAAGGTTGGGAAGGGAAAGAAGACGGTGATGGTAAAGGCGCACCCCCTTGACAGGCTGAGGGCCATGAGAAGGGGAGGGAAGATCGTCAACATGGACATCCCCGTGCCGAGGATTCCCGTCGTATTAGACGTCAACCCAGAGAAAGACGACTCCGGGTTTCGCAATCTGGAGCCTGAAGACAACGAGGAGGCCTCCGAAGAAGCCGTCAGAGACAAAGGTGTGTGGTTGGCGCCTGACGGGACGGCGGGGGACCTCCAGCAGGTCAACACAGACAGTCTGCTAGTGGTGGGGCAACAACCCCACCTAGACCCGTCCAGTTCCACCCCGGACAGAGCACAGTCCTTGCAGACAGCCTCCATGTTGAACATTTCCATCAGCCAGGGGTCGGCCAACTTCCAGGAACTAGCAGACGTCACCGTCTACTCGGCGTTTTATGACGACAGATTGTCGGCACCGCTCGTGCGCATGCTCGCTGTGGGACCAACGAGCAGACGTCCCTCGGCCGGCAGCCTGTGGTGTGTCTTTGCCGCAGAGTCGTCCGAACCGTCTAAGGTGTCCTTCCGTCAAACTGCCGACTGCAAGCGGATGAAGAAGTACTGCTTCTACATGCTCCACTGTCAG GTGCCGGCAGGAGTGCACTACCACCCCGGGCAGTCCAACAACTCCGTGGTGCTGGTGGCGGGCAAGGGAGACAACCACGCCCTCAACCACCGCGGCGAGCGCCTCCAGCTCAACGTCATCGTCAACGCCAAACGCCCATCCACCTCGGACCAGTCGGCGGTGTTCTCTGTGTGCGTGCCTCCCCTGTACGGACGAGTGAGCGTGGTACAGCTGGTGGAGTTCGTGGAGCTGAACCGCCTGCTGGGCGCCGCGCACTTCACCTTCTACAAGTTCCGCGCGTCGCGTGAGGTCGCCCAGGTCCTGGCGTTCTACGAGGTGGCGGGCGTGGCCACAGTGCTGCCATGGAACCTGCCCGCCCCCAACGACGTGTGGAGCAAGGGCCAGGGCCTGGCCGCGGGGGACTGTCTCTTCAGGAACATGCACCTCGTTGACTTCGTGGCCTTCCACGACCTGGACGAGGTGATGGTCCCCAGGCAGGCGCCCACGTGGAGAGGCCTGATGCAGACCATCCACGAGCAGTCTGAAGGTCTGCACAGCATCGCGGCGGTGTACGAGCTCCTGCCTGTCAACTTCTATGCCCTGGGGGCCGACGGCAAGCCCCCGAGCAGCAGGTTCGCCGCCACCATTCGCCAGTCCGACGTGGACAAATTCGCCACGCTCAGGAACATCCTTCGTGGCAGTGTTCTGAGCGCCAATTTGACGAAGCTGCTAGTGAGACCCGAGCGTGTGTTAGAGTTGGACGTGCATAGCCTGGTGACGCCCATCTCAGAGCTGTTCGTGTCCTACAAAGTCGACCCGCACGCTGCCTCCGTGCATCACTACAAGTACCAGGCTTGTGGTCCAGAGACGGAGGCCGCTTCGTCCACTGTTCTAAACTGTAATAAACTCTCCGAAGATCGCACCGTTTGGCACTATAAGAATGTGTTGGTGGAGAGGACGAAGGCTGTGTTACAGAAACTTTATCACAGCTGA